The segment CGGGCCGAGCAGGCTGGCGAGCCCGGCGGCGTTGGTCTTCACCCAGTCGGGTCGGTCGACGACCCGGGTCGGCGGCAGCGTGCCGACCGGTTCCAGGCCGGTGAGCTCGCGCACGTGGCCGTCGGCGACGTCCGCGAGGCGACGCAGCGCGGCGACGACCGCGTTCGCCTCGCTCCGCGAGACCTGCGGGCCGGGGCGCATCAGGCGACCCGCGGTGCTGACGGCGAGGTCCCAATCGACCATGCCGATGGGCTGGTTCATGTCGGCCACGGTACGCCGCGACACTCAGCGGCAGCCGCAGCCAGCCAACCGCCCGGCCAGCACATCGAGGGCCGACTCGGCGGACAGCGTGCCGCCGGGAGACACCCGGTCGGCGAGGAAGGCGAAGGCCAGCAGCCGACCGTCGTCGTCCTGCACCACTCCGGCGAGCGAGCTGACCGCGGTGAGGGTGCCGGTCTTGGCCCGGATCTGACCGGCGGCGACGGCGCTGGTGCCGGTCCGGTAGCGGTTGGCGAGGGTGCCGGCGTAACCGGCCACCGGGAGCAACGGGAAGACGTCGTGCAGCCGGGCGCGGTCCGGTGCTGCGGCGATCCGCAGGGTCTGGGTCAGTGCGGCCGGGCTGACGGCGTCCCGCCGGGATAGGCCGCTGCCGTCGACCAGCGAGATTCCGCCGGCCGGTACGCCGATGCCGGCCAACACCCGCCGGACCGCCGATGCGCCCCCGGCGAAGCTCCCCGGTGCCTTCGTGGCGAGGGCGACCTGTCGGGCCAGGCACTCGGCCAACGTGTTGTCGCTCACCGACAGCATCTGACCGACGATCCGGTCCACCGGCGCGGACCGGACCAGCCCGAGTCGACGGGCGCCGTGTGCCGCGCTGCCCCGGGCCACCGGAACCTTCGGTGCTCCCAGCGCGACGGCGAGCGCCCGGCCCGCGGCCAGGTCCGGGGCGCTGGAGCGGGCCGCCTGGTCCGGCCGGATCCGGCCGCCGTCGACCATGGTCGCCATGATCGGGGCGACGTAGCCGCCCGAGACGTCGTCGCTGTCCCAGCCGGGGCCGGTGACCGGTCCGACGAAGGCGTGGTCGTCGACCAGGACCTGGGTGACGTGCCGTACGCCGGCCCGGTGCACGGCGGCGGCCAGATCGCTGATCCGTGCCGCACCGGCGTAGGCCGGCGCCGACCCGGGTCCTGCGGCCGACAGCGTCGGGTCGCCGCCGCCGACGAGCACCACCTGACCGGGCTTGGCGCCGGCCACGACCTGGGTGGTGAACCGGTGGTCCTCAGGCAGCGCGGCGAAGACAGCGACGGACGTCAGCACCTTGGCGGTGGAGGCGGGGGTCGTGGGTACGGCCCCGCGCTCGTCGAGCAGCGTCCGCCCGCTCGCGACGTCCACCACCTGGGCCGCGATCCGGCCGCCGAGGTGCGGATCGGACAGCGCGCCGTGCAGGGCACGGGCGACCCCGGATGCGGTCGGGCCCCGGTCGGTGCCGCTAGCGGCGGCCAGCACCGGCGTCGGCGGCGGCGTCGTCGGTGTGGCGCTGTGCGGCGCACCCCCGGCGCGTGCAGTCGGCCGGGAATGCTGCGCGCCGCGGACGAAGAGTGCACTGACGAGCCCAGCCACGGCCAGCACGGCGACAGCGGCGACAATCCAGCCACGACGACCGGTAGGAACCGTTCTCCACCGTGGACCGCCCACCACCATTGCCTTTCCGCGTGGCCCGTTTAGGTCACACTAGACGCGCCGCTACGAGCACCTCGCTAAGGAGCCGCTGTGGAGTTCGACGTCACCATCGAGATCCCGAAAGGCCAGCGGAACAAGTACGAACTCGATCACGACACCGGCCGTATCCGGCTCGACCGGATGCTTTTCACGTCGACCCGCTACCCGGCCGACTACGGCTTCGTCGAGCAGACGCTCGGGCAGGACGGTGACCCGCTCGACGCGCTCGTGCTGCTGGAGGAGCCCACCTTCCCCGGCTGCCTCATCCGATGCCGTGCCATCGGCATGTTCCGGATGAGCGACGAAAAAGGGCCGGATGACAAGGTGATCGCGCTGCCTGCAGGTGATCCACGGCAGGCGCATCTGCGGGACATCACAGATATCGCCGAATTCGACCGACTCGAGATCCAGCATTTCTTCGAGGTCTACAAGGACCTTGAGCCCGGAAAGTCGGTGGAGGGCGCCCTGTGGGTGGGGCGCGTCGAGGCAGAGGCAGAAATCGACCGATCCCGCGAACGGGCGGTGCACGCCGAGCACGGCTGAGAAATCGCGGCGCCACAACCTTTCGCCGCCGACGTCGTCAGTTGGGTGGCGGAGTCGTGTCCGGGTCCGGGCCGGGAGGCAGCGGATCCGGTGGTGGGTCGGGCGGCACCGGATCCGGCGCCGGCGGAGCGGGATCCGGCGGGTGGGTCGGCTCGGGCCACGGAGTGGCGGGCGACGGGCTGGTGGGCATCGGGTCATTGGGGGGCAATGGATCCCCGGGATGAGCCATCCACGATGCTCCTTCCTCGCCCATCGCCCGGCCGAAGCGTCCCCGGCATTCTCGGGCGACGGGCGAGCCGCCGTTCTGCTTTGGTGCCCTGCTTTGGTGCCCTGCTTTGCTGCCCTACTTAGCGGCCCTGCTTAGCGGCCCTACTTAGCGGCGTTGTACTTTTCGAGAACCTCATTGGGGATGCGGCCGCGGTCGCTGACCTTCATGCCCTGCTGCTTTGCCCAGGTGCGCACGGACGAGACGTCGGCCTTTCCGTTGGACCTCGAGGACCGGCCCCGGCCGCGTCGCGCGGAACGCGACGACGACCGTCCACTCACGCTGCGGGCGAAGTCGGACCATTCCTGGACGAGGCCTTCGAGCTCGTCGGCATGAACCTTGCACAGGTCGATCTCGTAGAACTTGCCGTTCAGGCCGAACTCCACGGTCCGTACAGCGTCGACCTCACCGTCGTGCACGTCGCACAGAAGTCTCTCGATCACTTGGCGGGCCATTGTCTATCTCCTTGTCGTGATGGCGGCACGCACGGAAAGCAAACATTTCGGTGCGCTCAGAGCTACTGTAGAGAACCGTTCCGCCCGAGGGGTGAGCTTCGACATCTCGCGTTCTTGATGAAACGCAGTCCTAGCCTCCCATGAGCAACAATTGTCCTCGTCGTGCCTACAATAGCGGTTCGTGACCGGAGAGAGCGAACTACCATCGTTCTTCGGACACTCGGCCCGTCGGGCGGTCATTCAGCGCCGTCACGGAGACGTTGCGAA is part of the Mycobacteriales bacterium genome and harbors:
- a CDS encoding Lsr2 family protein — encoded protein: MARQVIERLLCDVHDGEVDAVRTVEFGLNGKFYEIDLCKVHADELEGLVQEWSDFARSVSGRSSSRSARRGRGRSSRSNGKADVSSVRTWAKQQGMKVSDRGRIPNEVLEKYNAAK
- the dacB gene encoding D-alanyl-D-alanine carboxypeptidase/D-alanyl-D-alanine-endopeptidase — protein: MLAVAGLVSALFVRGAQHSRPTARAGGAPHSATPTTPPPTPVLAAASGTDRGPTASGVARALHGALSDPHLGGRIAAQVVDVASGRTLLDERGAVPTTPASTAKVLTSVAVFAALPEDHRFTTQVVAGAKPGQVVLVGGGDPTLSAAGPGSAPAYAGAARISDLAAAVHRAGVRHVTQVLVDDHAFVGPVTGPGWDSDDVSGGYVAPIMATMVDGGRIRPDQAARSSAPDLAAGRALAVALGAPKVPVARGSAAHGARRLGLVRSAPVDRIVGQMLSVSDNTLAECLARQVALATKAPGSFAGGASAVRRVLAGIGVPAGGISLVDGSGLSRRDAVSPAALTQTLRIAAAPDRARLHDVFPLLPVAGYAGTLANRYRTGTSAVAAGQIRAKTGTLTAVSSLAGVVQDDDGRLLAFAFLADRVSPGGTLSAESALDVLAGRLAGCGCR
- a CDS encoding inorganic diphosphatase codes for the protein MEFDVTIEIPKGQRNKYELDHDTGRIRLDRMLFTSTRYPADYGFVEQTLGQDGDPLDALVLLEEPTFPGCLIRCRAIGMFRMSDEKGPDDKVIALPAGDPRQAHLRDITDIAEFDRLEIQHFFEVYKDLEPGKSVEGALWVGRVEAEAEIDRSRERAVHAEHG